A genomic region of Miscanthus floridulus cultivar M001 chromosome 3, ASM1932011v1, whole genome shotgun sequence contains the following coding sequences:
- the LOC136546428 gene encoding uncharacterized protein, with product MLRSALRRGGAAARQVALAGEASPRDLLRMRVAERERARRRRRDPGRDEFFVPTPESLAWLDSVSLPMVLTAAAVALFTKLLMMEHEATDQERRERKIKNSHPDQGKVRMLTREEWEEVQEVRPRTPFESKLARPHALIRTGEPVRLEDVKDWATDVIADSFTRAEETTKQK from the exons ATGCTGCGGTCGGCGCTGCGGCGGGGAGGGGCGGCCGCGAGGCAGGTCGCGTTGGCTGGAGAAGCCTCGCCGAGGGACCTCCTCCGGATGCGCGTGGCGGAGCGGGAGcgagcgaggcggcggcggcgcgacccGGGCCGCGACGAGTTCTTCGTGCCCACGCCAGAGTCGCTGGCGTGGCTCGACTCGGTCTCCCTCCCCATGGTGCTCACCGCCGCTGCCGTGGCCCTCTTCACCAAGCTCCTCATGATG GAACATGAAGCTACGGATCAAGAAAGGAGAGAGCGCAAGATAAAGAATAGCCACCCTGATCAAGGAAAAGTAAGGATGCTGACTCGTGAAGAATGGGAGGAGGTCCAAGAAGTCAGGCCAAGGACCCCTTTTGAATCGAAATTAGCTCGTCCACATGCCCTTATAAGAACTGGGGAGCCAGTGCGACTG GAGGATGTCAAGGATTGGGCTACTGATGTAATCGCAGATTCTTTTACCAGAGCAGAAGAAACTACCAAGCAAAAATGA